A region from the Onthophagus taurus isolate NC chromosome 8, IU_Otau_3.0, whole genome shotgun sequence genome encodes:
- the LOC139431052 gene encoding uncharacterized protein — translation MDSLNVTEKIKVDNSIVSYEYHSHQPFGSTSFGNNDEIRIGIPEIDNYTLPHESFLYVEGSVRKLDASGKATKDASATAKLINNPVAFMFSDIRYLINGVQIDGVRNVGLTSCMKGYFSYTPHDIIKLANAGWNMGEDLLGQVVPTSPVTDAIMDKNGNFGLSVPLKTLIGFAEDFKTIVMNVRQELVLIRNNDDNDVLVNTVEEPLQLKIDKVVWRMPHLAVGLREQLALTKIAGRNIDLQIPFRSWEVHEYPSLPQTTKHSWAVKTAPQLETPRFIIIGFQTKKKGKQLANMATFDNVKLTNLTVFLNGERYPYDNLNVDFDSNRVAVLYDMYTRFLKSYYGKEGEPLLTPKQFIENYPLIGIDCTYQAEALHKSGVEIRIEFTTKNPIPDGTTAYCLVLHDKAFQYSPLTKIVKQMT, via the coding sequence ATGGACTCCTTAAACGTCACggagaaaataaaagtagataaCTCGATTGTAAGTTACGAATATCATTCCCATCAACCGTTTGGTTCTACTAGCTTCGGTAACAATGATGAAATTCGTATAGGCATACCCGAAATAGACAATTACACATTGCCTcatgaaagttttttgtatgTGGAAGGGAGCGTACGTAAACTGGATGCGAGTGGTAAAGCAACAAAAGATGCTAGTGCAACtgcaaaattgataaataatcctGTAGCGTTTATGTTCAGTGATATTCGCTATCTTATAAATGGTGTTCAAATAGATGGAGTGAGAAACGTGGGGTTAACATCATGTATGAAAGGATACTTTTCGTATACCCCTCACGATATAATAAAGTTGGCGAACGCAGGTTGGAACATGGGCGAGGATCTGCTAGGTCAAGTGGTCCCAACATCCCCTGTAACGGATGCAATAAtggataaaaatggaaattttggaTTGAGTGTACCGCTAAAGACATTAATAGGGTTTGctgaagattttaaaacaattgtgATGAATGTGAGACAAGAGCTAGTGTTAATTCgtaataatgatgataatgatgTGCTTGTGAATACGGTAGAAGAACCGTTAcagttaaaaatcgataaagttgTGTGGAGAATGCCCCATCTAGCCGTAGGCTTACGAGAACAATTAGCTCTAACAAAAATAGCAGGACGAAATATTGATCTGCAAATACCTTTTCGCAGTTGGGAAGTACATGAATATCCTTCTTTACCTCAAACAACAAAGCATTCATGGGCTGTGAAAACAGCTCCGCAGTTGGAAACACctagatttataataattgggtttcaaacaaagaagaaaggaaaacAGTTGGCGAACATGGCAACCTTTGATAATGTAAAACTCACCAATTTGACGGTATTCCTAAACGGTGAACGCTACCCATACGATAATCTGAACGTGGACTTTGATAGTAATCGTGTCGCAGTGTTATATGACATGTATACACGCTTTCTAAAGTCCTACTATGGGAAGGAAGGAGAACCATTACTCACTccgaaacaatttattgaaaattatccactgATTGGAATTGATTGTACATATCAAGCAGAAGCGCTACACAAAAGTGGGGTAGAAATACGGATAGAATTTACGACAAAAAATCCGATTCCTGATGGTACCACAGCATACTGTTTAGTTTTACATGATAAGGCGTTTCAATATTCTCCACtaacaaaaatcgtcaaacAAATGACTTGA